The segment GCCAGCGGGCACGCGCGCATCCGGTCGGGCTCGATCTCTATCTCCCCACCGAGTCTTTGTGAAGAGCGGCGAACGCGCCTCACGGACTCTGTTTCGGCAAGCATTATGCCATGGGCCGTACGGATTCGGCCCCCGCCGAAGTTGCAGCAGTGTGAACTTCAGCGGGCGAATGTTGTCACGGCCCTTCCTGAGCCATGCCCTGCACCCATAGCGCACGCACGCGTTCCAGGTCCGCCGGTGTGTCCACGCCCGGCGCCGGTGCAGCCGCCGTCACCATGACGCCGATCCGCTCGCCATGCCACATGGCACGCAGTTGCTCGAGCGCTTCGGTCTGTTCGACCGGCGCGACCGCCAACGTCGGGAAGCGGCGCAGGAAGCCCGCGCGATAGGCATAGATGCCGATGTGACGCAGCACCGGCATGGCCGGCAGCGGGACTTGCGCGGTGGCCGCGGGCTGGGCCGGCACGGCAGACCAGGCATCGCGTGCCCACGGAATCGGCGCGCGCGAGAAATAGAGCGCGCGGCCCGCGTTGTCGCAGACCACTTTCACCACGTTCGGGTTGAATACTTCGGCCACGTCGTCCAGCGGATGCGCTGCCGTGGCGATCGCGCAGTCAGTGTGAGCCGCCAGATGCAGCGCGACTTCGTCGATCAGCGTCGGCTCGATCAGCGGCTCGTCGCCCTGTACGTTGACGACGATCGCGTCATCGGCCAGCCCGAGCTGTGCCGCCACTTCCGACAGCCGGTCGGTGCCGGACTGATGGTCGGCACGCGTGAGCACGGCTTCGACGCCATGCGCGGCGCAGGCCTGCGCAACTTCCTGGGAGTCCGTTGCCACCACGGTGCGCTGGGCCGACGACGCGTGGGCGCGTTCAGCCACGCGCACGATCATCGGATGGCCGCCGATGTCGGCCAGCGGCTTGTTTGGCAGCCGCGTGGAGGCGAGGCGGGCAGGGATGACAACGGTAAAGGTCGGGATGCTCATCGTGCGACCTTTGCCCATCAATTGCCGGCCGGCGCCGAGGGTTCCACCGGTACCACACGGCCCGGCACGGTCTGGCGCGCTTCGTCCGCCAGCATGACCGGAATGCCATCACGGATCGGGTAGGCCAGCTTGTCGGCGTGGCAGATCAGTTCCTGGGCGGCGCGATCGTATTCCAGTTTGCCCTTGCACAGCGGGCAAACGAGGATTTCAAGCAGCCGGTTGTCCATCTTGGTGTTCCTTGTCGAGACCGTCGGCCATCCCGGTGGCGGTGGATTGCCCCACGGTGACGGGTGTGGCGATGGCCGGGTTGCGCGCCTGCACGACGCGGCGGATTTTATCGATCAGGCCCGCGTCGATCACGGGCGTGGTGGGGACGACCCAGATACGCGGGTCGTCGAAGCGCTCGCATTTTACGGCATCCTTCTCGGTGATCAGGATCACGTCGGCTTCGAGCGCGGCAGGATTGTCCGCGAACGGGTCCTGCACGAAATCGTAATGGTCCGGCAGCGGCAGCGTGGCGGGGGATAGCCCCGCCTGACGCAGGCTGGCGAAGAAGCGTTCCGGGTGGCCGATGCCGGCTGCCGCCAGCACCCGCTTGTCCGCGAACTTGGACACGTCGCACGACATCGTCGGATCGTTGAGTTGCCAGGCTTCGTCGAGCTCCAGGCGCATGCCGTAGACGTCGGGTTTGTCTGGCGTGGCGCGGAAATTCGGATCGTTGATCAGCGTGGCGTCGCGTGGCCGGGTCAGCGGTTCGCGTAGCGGGCCGGCCGGCAGCATCATGCCGTTGCCGCCCATGCGCGTGTCGAACATTACGATCTCGAAGTCCCGCTGGAGCTTGTAGTGCTGCAGGCCATCATCGAGCAGTAGTACGTTGACGCCGGGATGCGAGACGAGCATGGCCTGCGTGCACAGGGCGCGGTCCGGGAAGACCCACACCGGGACGTCCGCGGCGCGTGCGATCAGCAGCGGCTCGTCGCCGACGTCGGCGGCCTTCGAGGTCGGCTTGACGCGGCGCGGGTGGTTCAGCTTCACGCCGTAGCCACGCGAAACCACGCCCGGGCGCAGGCCGGCTTCCGCCAGCGCATGGGCCAGCGCGATCACGGCCGGGGTCTTGCCGGTGCCGCCCACGGTCACGTTGCCAACCACGATGACCGGCATCGGCAGACGGGTCGACTTGAACCATCCCTGTTGATAGCCGTACCGGCGAATGCGCGCGATCAGGCCGAACAGCAGCGACAGCGGCCACATGAGCCAGGTAAACCAGCTACGGCGCTGCCACTGGTCGGTGACGAAGTCGGCGAGGGTGTGTTGGGGAGCGGCCATGAAGATCGGGGACGGGAGCGGGCGGCGCCACCGCTAGGGTGGCGCCGGGCGAATGCAGACATTATGGGCATTGCCCGACGCTTGTCGCAAGCCTGCCGTTCGCCGCGCCGGGACTGCGGGCGTCCAGCGCCTTATCGCTTCTGACTGCTCTGGGTGGCGAACGTCAGCCGCGACAAACCTGCAAGGCGCGCGGCCTCCATCACATTGATCACGGCCTGGTGAGTGGCCTGGGCATCGGCGTTGACGATGACCACTGGCGGTTGCCCGTTGCTGGCCGGACCGGCTGCGCTACGCAACTGGTCGGCGAGGCTGGTGACATCCGTCTGCTCCAGCACCTGCTTGTTGACGGAATAGATCCCGCGCGCCGAAACGGACACGACGATCTCGGTCGGGCGCTGCTGCGCCCGCTCGGCATCGGCCGTCGGCAACTGAATCTGAAGTTCGGTGAAGCGCGAATACGTGGTCGTGATCATCAGGAAGATGAGGATCACGAGCAACACGTCGATGAGCGGGATCAGGTTGATCTCCGGCTCCTCGCGTCGCTGACGGGAACGGAAATGCATGGCGCGCTCCCGCGGTGTTACACCCGCCGCTGGGGCAGGATGGCGTCGAGGAACGAGGTCGCGCGGAATTCCAGCTCGGCCACGTAGTCGTCCACGCGGCGGCGGAAATAGCGCCAGAAAATCAGCGCCGGGATGGCGACGATCAGGCCGAACGCGGTGTTGTACAGCGCCACCGAGATCCCGTGCGCGAGCTGCTCCGGATTGGCACCGGTGCCGCCCTGGTTGCCGAAGATCTCGATCATGCCGATGACCGTGCCGAGCAGGCCCATCAGCGGGGCCACCGAGGCGATCGTGCCCAATGCGTTCAGGTAGCGCTCGAGTTCGTGCGCGACCACGCGGCCGGCTTCCTCGACCACGTCCTTGGCGGCGTCGCGCGACGTCTGCGGTTGCAGCACCACGTGGCGCAGGCCGGCGGCCAGCACGCGGCCAAGCGGCGAGTTCTGCTCAAGGTTGTTCACAACCTCGGGCGTCGCCCTGCGCTGCTGGGCGGCGGAGAGCGCCTCCTCGTACAGCTTGGGCGGCAGGATCTTGCTGCGCTTCAGGGAAATGAACCGCTCGACGATCAGCGCCAGTGCGATGACCGACGCGAGCAGCAACGGCCAGATCGGCCAGCCGGCCGCTTGAATGATGGAAAACACGTGGACCCCCGAATTCTACAAACCAACGACAGACCCGAAATCAGAACGATTGATGCGTGGCAGCCTTTGATGCGCCGGGACGCGCCCCGCGCAGCGGCAATGCTCGAAAAATTGCAGGCGCCACTCTACCCCGCGACTTGGCGCGGGGCAAGCCGCGCAAGTACGCGGTGTCTGCCGTGCGCATCGCCGCACGCCGGCGACTTTCCACATTTGTGCGGGACAGGACTGTGGACCGATTGTGGAAAGCACGCGGAAAAGCACGCTAACCCATTGATCGCAAAGGAAGGCGTGTGGTCTGCCTGTTTTTTGTGCAGGCTTCGGCGCAACGGTTGCCAGCACCTGTTCCGACCGCTTCCGACCGCATTGGATGGGCGTGGCGACGACTTTCCACACAGACGCGGGACAGGATTGTGGATCGGTTGTGGAAAGTTATCGGAAAAGCGTGCTAAGTCCTTGATCGGAAAGGGGGAAGCGAGGTCTGCCTAAAAAATGTGCAGTTTAGGTGTGACTCCGGTCCGGCAGTCGATCCGGTAACCCCGTCACTTTCCACATCTGTTCAGGACAGTACTGTGGACGCATTGTGGATAAGCACGGGAGAAGCAACGTAAACCGTTGATTCGATTGGCCCTGCTACTGGCTGCCCAAAAAATAGGCATTTGCGGTGCCACGGCCCCTCGTGACGTGGTGAGGACATTTCGCGGGGCCGACATTGCTGCAGCTTGAGTCGTGACGCTATCGCCGCGATTATCCACAGGATTGACGCTTGACAAATCATTTATCCAAAGCTTCTGTGGATAACTTTGTGAACAAGCCAAGGGGCCTTTCGGTAAGTCGTTGACGCGTAAGGTTTTCTCTTACATTGCCTGTTTTTTGCGCCGTCCAAA is part of the Cupriavidus metallidurans CH34 genome and harbors:
- the kdsB gene encoding 3-deoxy-manno-octulosonate cytidylyltransferase, producing the protein MSIPTFTVVIPARLASTRLPNKPLADIGGHPMIVRVAERAHASSAQRTVVATDSQEVAQACAAHGVEAVLTRADHQSGTDRLSEVAAQLGLADDAIVVNVQGDEPLIEPTLIDEVALHLAAHTDCAIATAAHPLDDVAEVFNPNVVKVVCDNAGRALYFSRAPIPWARDAWSAVPAQPAATAQVPLPAMPVLRHIGIYAYRAGFLRRFPTLAVAPVEQTEALEQLRAMWHGERIGVMVTAAAPAPGVDTPADLERVRALWVQGMAQEGP
- a CDS encoding MotA/TolQ/ExbB proton channel family protein, whose product is MFSIIQAAGWPIWPLLLASVIALALIVERFISLKRSKILPPKLYEEALSAAQQRRATPEVVNNLEQNSPLGRVLAAGLRHVVLQPQTSRDAAKDVVEEAGRVVAHELERYLNALGTIASVAPLMGLLGTVIGMIEIFGNQGGTGANPEQLAHGISVALYNTAFGLIVAIPALIFWRYFRRRVDDYVAELEFRATSFLDAILPQRRV
- the lpxK gene encoding tetraacyldisaccharide 4'-kinase, which encodes MAAPQHTLADFVTDQWQRRSWFTWLMWPLSLLFGLIARIRRYGYQQGWFKSTRLPMPVIVVGNVTVGGTGKTPAVIALAHALAEAGLRPGVVSRGYGVKLNHPRRVKPTSKAADVGDEPLLIARAADVPVWVFPDRALCTQAMLVSHPGVNVLLLDDGLQHYKLQRDFEIVMFDTRMGGNGMMLPAGPLREPLTRPRDATLINDPNFRATPDKPDVYGMRLELDEAWQLNDPTMSCDVSKFADKRVLAAAGIGHPERFFASLRQAGLSPATLPLPDHYDFVQDPFADNPAALEADVILITEKDAVKCERFDDPRIWVVPTTPVIDAGLIDKIRRVVQARNPAIATPVTVGQSTATGMADGLDKEHQDGQPAA
- a CDS encoding Trm112 family protein; this translates as MDNRLLEILVCPLCKGKLEYDRAAQELICHADKLAYPIRDGIPVMLADEARQTVPGRVVPVEPSAPAGN
- a CDS encoding ExbD/TolR family protein, whose amino-acid sequence is MHFRSRQRREEPEINLIPLIDVLLVILIFLMITTTYSRFTELQIQLPTADAERAQQRPTEIVVSVSARGIYSVNKQVLEQTDVTSLADQLRSAAGPASNGQPPVVIVNADAQATHQAVINVMEAARLAGLSRLTFATQSSQKR